Proteins encoded by one window of Nasonia vitripennis strain AsymCx chromosome 5, Nvit_psr_1.1, whole genome shotgun sequence:
- the Ckiialpha gene encoding casein kinase II alpha subunit isoform X3 produces MALPSRARVYTDVNSHKPREYWDYESYVVNWGQQDDYQLVKKLGRGKYSEVFEAYNITNNEKCVVKILKPVKKKKIKREIKILENLRGGTNIITLQAVVKDPVSRTPALIFEHVNNTDFKLLYQTLTDYDIRYYLYELLKALEYCHSMGIMHRDVKPHNVMIDHENRKLRLIDWGLAEFYHPGQEYNVRVASRYFKGPELLVDYQMYDYSLDMWSLGCMFASMIFRKEPFFHGHDNYDQLVRIAKVLGTEELFEYLDKYHIELDVRFNDILGRHSRKRWERFVHSDNQHLVSPESLDFLDKLLRYDHYERLTAREAMDHPYFYPIVKEQGRMAMVSSSPTPMTGSLPVGE; encoded by the exons atgGCGCTTCCAAGTAGAGCAAGAGTGTATACAGATGTAAATTCACACAAACCCAGAGAGTACTGGGATTATGAGTCGTACGTCGTCAACTGGGG tcAACAAGATGATTACCAGTTGGTGAAGAAACTGGGACGTGGCAAATACAGTGAAGTGTTTGAAGCTtacaatattacaaataacGAGAAATGCGtcgttaaaatattaaag CCAgtcaaaaagaagaaaatcaagAGGGAAATTAAAATCTTGGAAAACCTGCGAGGAGGGACCAATATTATAACACTCCAAGCTGTTGTTAAAGATCCAGTTTCTAGGACACcagctttaatatttgaacATGTTAACAATACAGATTTTAAACTGCTGTACCAGACATTAACGGATTACGATATACGATACTACCTCTATGAGTTATTAAAG GCATTAGAATATTGCCATAGTATGGGTATTATGCACAGAGACGTGAAGCCGCACAACGTCATGATCGATCACGAGAATCGAAAACTGCGGTTAATCGATTGGGGTCTGGCAGAGTTTTACCATCCAGGTCAGGAATACAATGTGCGTGTTGCCTCGCGTTACTTTAAAGGACCTGAGCTCCTTGTAGATTATCAG ATGTATGATTATTCATTGGATATGTGGTCGCTGGGCTGTATGTTTGCGAGCATGATCTTTAGGAAAGAACCTTTCTTCCACGGCCATGACAACTATGACCAGTTAGTCAGGATTGCCAAAGTACTGGGCACGGAGGAGCTCTTTGAGTACCTTGATAAGTACCACATCGAGCTTGACGTGCGTTTCAACGACATTTTGGGCAGACACTCTCGTAAACGCTGGGAGCGTTTTGTTCACTCGGACAATCAGCATCTTGTCTCGCCCGAAAGCCTCGATTTCCTCGACAAACTGCTGCGCTACGATCACTATGAGAGACTTACTGCGCGCGAGGCTATGGACCATCCCTATTTCT acCCAATTGTAAAGGAACAAGGCCGAATGGCCATGGTGTCGTCATCACCTACTCCCATGACAGGCTCATTGCCTGTAGGTGAGTAG